The Corynebacterium sp. SCR221107 genome includes the window GCGCCCGGTTGAGTGCTACGAGGGTGCGCTGCTTGTCCAAAAGGTAGCTCTGAATCCATTTTTCACGCAATCCTGGGGTGGCGCGTGAAAGTCGGATTGCTTGGTCGACTACCTGTTCTGCTTCCAGGCGGCGGGTCTGCTTTTTGGCACGTAACCCGATTTCGAGTGGTTCTTGCATGTGCTCCCACACGTCCTGGTCGACTACGACGTCGCCGGGGGTAGAGATCGCGCTGGAGAGTTGGGTTGCCCTGTTGGGGGCGGGGGACTTGAGGGTTACCGCATTTGTCATTTGCTCCCACACGTAGGCGTCGATGTGGGTGGCGCCTAAGGCCAGGGCGTTGGCCACTTCCCCTTCTTGGTCGGCGCTGGCAGGGTCGAGCAGTTCGGTAATCTTCGCCACGAGTTCGTCGGTAGTGGCTGTTTCAGCGTCCAGGCCGGTGATGGCACATAGGGTGTCCCACTGGTCGGGGCTTAGGGTGTAGCCGTCTTGTGTTGGGGTGTCGGTGGTTGGTTGGTCGATGGGGGTGGCGGCCATGTGGACGACTTCGCGCCCGTTGCGCCTGTTGAGTAGACCCATGGTGTTTCTCCTATCAGTATGTGAGGGATACGAGGGCGTCGTCGCCTGCGTCGGCGTTGTTGGCGGCGTAGCCAACGATCGCGGCCTGGTCGACTGCTTTCGTTGCTTTACCTGCTGTACCTACGGCGATGGGGTCACCTGCTACCAGTTGGGTTTCTGCTGTCACTGTGACGATACGACCGGCGCCCCTGGCTACACCTACCAGTGTGTTTGCGTCGGCGTCGTACTTGGCTACCCCTGCGGTTGGCTTACCGGCACCGGCGACACCTACGGTGATCAGGTCACGGGTCATTGCCCCGGCGTAGGCGAGAAACGTTTTACCGGTGACAGCGGTGGCGGCCACGGCGGTAAGGTCGGTTCCTGGGTTGAAGCGGTCGAGCATTTGGTTTGTGTACATGTGAGGTTCCCCTTATTCTGCGATTCCGGAAATCTTGGCGATGGCGGCGGGCATGGTGACACCGATCACGGGCATGGCGTAGCCCTGCACCCACGTCTGTCGGTGATGTTCGTCACGCCAGGTGGTGATGGTCAGTGGCTCCTCGTACCGCACGAAACCGGCTTTACCTGGGTCAACGAGGTAGGCGGCGGTGGTGTCAACATGGTTGGAGGTCAACAGTTCCAGGCCTAGGTCGGTGAGCATAGGGGCAAGGTCAGCGCCGTAGATCATGCGAAGGGTTGCCTTCGTGAGCGGGTTAACAATCGCCTTCGAGTAGGTAATGCCTAGGTCTTTGACCCCTGCTAGTGCGATGGCGTCGGCGAGGGCGGTCATGGGGCGCTGGGCTGGTGGGGTCACTGCAACGGGGTCGGCGAGGACTACCTCGTTCCAGGGCAAGGTGGCCACTACCTGGACGGCGTGGGTTTCGGCGGCCTCGATGGTTGCCATTGCCAGCCGGTTGAGTTTGCGGGTGATCGTGTTCGCCAAAGTTTGAACGTCGTTGTCGAAATCAACGGCCTGGTTGCGGCGGCGTGCCTCGTCCGAAACGGCGAACTTGCCACCGTAATCTTCGACTTTTGCCAGCTTGGCCTCGGGCTTTTCACGGTAGACGATCGCGTATTCGTCGCCGGGTTGCCGCTGCGCCACATCGTTTTTGGTGTAAAAGTTCTTTTCGGTGATTTCCGAGTAGATCACGGCGCCACCCTCAACTGGTTGCGCGTCGCTTGCGAAAACCGCGTCGATCAGCAAGTTCTTTGAGGCGACTTCGGCGACGCGCTCTTCGATGGTGGTTGGATTGTTCAGCGCCTGCTCAACGGAGATAACACCCTTATTGAGGTCGGCGGCTCCAGGGTAAAAGCCCATGGTTTACTCCTCTCCTTCGTTGGTGGTTGTGGTTTCATGTTCGGCCTGGGCGGTGATGTAGCCCAGTGTCCAGGCGGCGAGGAATGCTAGATTCTCGTAGGCGGGGACGTGGCCGTTAATGCCAGGCACCTTAGCTAGGGTGTGGGCGACTGGGCTGTCGCCGGGGTTGAGCTTCCGGTCAATGGGGAGTTGGCTCATGGTTTCCATGAAGCCGTGTTCAATGATTTGTGTCACAGTTTTAGCTCCTTTCCAGGAGGTCTTGGAGGGATTGAAGGTCGGTGACCGCTGGCCACGTTTCGCCAAGCAGGGCTAGGCCGGTGAGTGCACACCGGTAGGTGCGCCCCTGGTCACGAAGTCCGAAGTGAAGTTCAACACTTCGCTGGGGGTAGGCGGTGGCAATGTGGTCAGCCAGCCACCCCGGTAGGTTCTCGAGGTCACCTACGAGGGATTGACCCCGGTTAGCTAGGCGAAGGTTGGTGACCTGCCCAAGGTTGGGTGACCCGTCGAACTCACTGCTGGGGTTGAATCTGGGGTCTTGGTGCCCCAGTTTGATGGTTGGTGGTGGTAGGTGTTTTGAGGCGGCGACGATTGCTGCGAGGTCGGCGGTGGTGTAGCGGCGTCTGCCACCTACCGCACCTTGCCACACACCAGTGGTGAGCAGTTCGACGCCCTCAATGACGTTGCGATCAGTGGCGATAGTCGCGGAAGGTTTCGACATCGTCGCGGTTGAACCACCACTTGCCTTGCTGTTTCCAGCCGGGGAG containing:
- a CDS encoding DUF2190 domain-containing protein, which encodes MYTNQMLDRFNPGTDLTAVAATAVTGKTFLAYAGAMTRDLITVGVAGAGKPTAGVAKYDADANTLVGVARGAGRIVTVTAETQLVAGDPIAVGTAGKATKAVDQAAIVGYAANNADAGDDALVSLTY
- a CDS encoding major capsid protein, with the protein product MGFYPGAADLNKGVISVEQALNNPTTIEERVAEVASKNLLIDAVFASDAQPVEGGAVIYSEITEKNFYTKNDVAQRQPGDEYAIVYREKPEAKLAKVEDYGGKFAVSDEARRRNQAVDFDNDVQTLANTITRKLNRLAMATIEAAETHAVQVVATLPWNEVVLADPVAVTPPAQRPMTALADAIALAGVKDLGITYSKAIVNPLTKATLRMIYGADLAPMLTDLGLELLTSNHVDTTAAYLVDPGKAGFVRYEEPLTITTWRDEHHRQTWVQGYAMPVIGVTMPAAIAKISGIAE